The Brenneria rubrifaciens genome has a window encoding:
- a CDS encoding ABC transporter ATP-binding protein, with the protein MTSPIMSVSHLTTAFKVNGAWLDVVRDLSFTIGEKETVAVVGESGSGKSVMAKSIMRLLPAAQSRVSGEIHFSGAELLSLSSREMQAIRGNRIGMIFQEPMTSLNPVLPIGYQITEVLRRHRGMNKAEARAEAVCLLEKVRIPGAKSRLNEYPQSFSGGMRQRVVIAIALACHPQLLIADEPTTALDVTIQAQILTLIKTLQEEEGMSVLFITHDMGVVAEVSDRTLVMYQGEMVENATTREIFHHPRNAYTRLLLSAVPKLGSMSGTDRPQRFPLIDLQTGIPQPIPETVNTLSGDKPILEVKNLVTRFDIRAGFFRRLSGRIHAVENVSFDVWSGETLALVGESGCGKSTTGRSIIRLAEATSGEILLQGQNILTADKHDLSDRRRQIQMVFQDPYESLNPRMRVGEAIAEPMLLHGLVTDKDVQARVRALLEQVGLPVWMADRFPHQFSGGQRQRVCIARALALEPKVIIADESVSALDVSVKAQVINLMLDLQQKLGLAFLFISHDMAVVERISHRVAVMYLGEIVEIGPRSAIFENPQHDYTRRLISAVPIPDPDTRPVRAILSDELKNPMRSPDFTHPERRYREVSPGHWVQA; encoded by the coding sequence CATTTGACCACCGCGTTTAAGGTAAACGGCGCGTGGCTTGATGTGGTACGCGATCTCTCCTTTACCATTGGCGAAAAAGAGACGGTCGCCGTGGTGGGGGAATCTGGTTCCGGGAAAAGCGTGATGGCGAAATCCATCATGCGGTTGCTGCCCGCGGCGCAGAGTCGGGTCAGTGGCGAGATTCATTTCAGCGGCGCGGAACTGCTCTCGCTATCATCCAGAGAGATGCAGGCTATCCGGGGCAATCGTATCGGAATGATTTTCCAGGAGCCCATGACCAGCCTGAATCCGGTATTGCCGATTGGCTATCAGATTACCGAAGTCCTGCGTCGGCATCGGGGAATGAATAAAGCCGAAGCAAGGGCCGAGGCCGTTTGTCTGCTGGAAAAAGTGCGTATTCCCGGCGCAAAATCGCGGTTAAACGAGTACCCGCAGAGCTTCTCCGGCGGCATGCGTCAGCGGGTGGTAATCGCCATAGCGCTGGCGTGCCATCCGCAACTGCTGATTGCGGATGAACCCACTACCGCGCTGGATGTCACCATTCAGGCGCAGATACTGACCCTGATCAAAACCCTTCAGGAAGAAGAGGGGATGTCGGTGCTGTTTATTACTCATGACATGGGCGTGGTGGCGGAAGTTTCGGACCGAACGCTGGTGATGTATCAGGGCGAGATGGTTGAAAACGCGACGACCCGGGAAATTTTTCATCATCCCCGGAACGCTTATACCCGCCTGTTGCTGTCCGCGGTGCCGAAATTGGGATCGATGTCGGGCACCGATCGGCCACAGCGCTTTCCGCTTATCGATCTCCAAACCGGCATACCCCAGCCAATACCGGAGACGGTCAATACTCTTTCTGGTGATAAACCGATATTGGAAGTGAAAAATCTCGTCACCCGGTTTGATATCCGGGCCGGTTTTTTCCGCCGATTGTCCGGGCGGATACATGCGGTGGAAAATGTCTCCTTTGATGTGTGGTCTGGTGAGACGCTTGCGTTGGTGGGCGAGTCGGGCTGTGGGAAATCCACGACGGGCCGATCAATCATTCGTCTGGCCGAGGCCACCAGCGGCGAAATTCTCCTGCAAGGACAGAATATCCTTACGGCGGATAAACATGACTTGTCAGATCGGCGGCGCCAGATTCAGATGGTGTTTCAAGACCCCTATGAGAGCCTGAACCCGAGAATGCGGGTGGGTGAGGCCATCGCCGAGCCGATGCTGTTACATGGGCTGGTCACGGACAAAGACGTTCAGGCGCGGGTGCGGGCGCTGCTGGAACAGGTGGGGTTACCGGTCTGGATGGCCGATCGTTTTCCGCACCAGTTTTCCGGCGGGCAACGCCAGCGAGTGTGTATTGCCAGAGCGCTGGCGCTGGAGCCAAAAGTCATCATTGCGGACGAGTCGGTGTCGGCGCTGGATGTCTCTGTCAAGGCGCAGGTGATCAACCTGATGCTGGATCTACAGCAGAAGTTAGGGCTCGCCTTCCTGTTTATTTCCCATGATATGGCGGTAGTGGAGCGCATCAGCCACCGTGTGGCGGTGATGTATCTGGGTGAAATCGTTGAGATTGGGCCTCGGAGCGCTATCTTTGAAAATCCGCAGCATGACTATACCCGTCGTTTGATCTCGGCGGTGCCGATCCCCGATCCCGACACCAGACCTGTTCGCGCCATCCTGAGCGATGAACTGAAAAACCCGATGAGATCGCCTGACTTTACCCATCCTGAGCGCCGCTACCGTGAAGTCTCCCCCGGCCATTGGGTGCAGGCCTGA
- the bhsA gene encoding multiple stress resistance protein BhsA, translating into MKNVKTIAAAVVLATVSFGSFAAEHINPQQALQHQKVGVISVMGAKDLGSLQSQLAKKAEKAGAQAYTITSATGNDMLRGTAVIYN; encoded by the coding sequence ATGAAAAACGTAAAAACCATCGCCGCCGCAGTCGTACTTGCTACCGTTTCTTTCGGTTCTTTCGCCGCTGAGCATATCAATCCGCAGCAAGCCCTACAGCATCAGAAAGTGGGGGTTATCTCCGTCATGGGTGCTAAGGACCTGGGTTCTCTGCAATCACAGTTGGCGAAAAAAGCGGAAAAAGCCGGTGCGCAAGCTTATACCATCACCTCCGCGACCGGTAACGACATGCTGCGTGGTACGGCGGTAATCTATAACTAA
- a CDS encoding YceK/YidQ family lipoprotein, with the protein MKRLNMDDAMKMIKTTMLKSAFFSFIITGSGAVSLSGCSSVMTHTGAEQGYYPGTRASMDVLRDEDTSWAMMPLVAIDLPFSAVADTLLLPYDYYRSRSGNTSIRERVLHSEQNNQTANSQAVVPTPNQNHL; encoded by the coding sequence ATGAAAAGACTAAATATGGACGATGCGATGAAAATGATAAAAACAACCATGCTAAAAAGTGCTTTCTTCTCTTTCATCATCACTGGCAGCGGCGCGGTGTCGCTCAGTGGTTGTTCCAGCGTCATGACGCATACGGGGGCCGAGCAGGGATACTACCCCGGTACGCGCGCCAGTATGGATGTACTGCGTGATGAGGATACCAGTTGGGCGATGATGCCGCTGGTGGCAATTGACCTGCCGTTTTCCGCAGTCGCCGATACGCTGTTGCTACCCTATGATTACTATCGATCGCGCAGTGGTAACACATCCATTCGTGAGCGCGTTTTACACAGTGAGCAGAATAATCAGACCGCCAACTCACAGGCCGTAGTCCCTACACCGAACCAAAACCATCTTTAA